A genomic window from Paucibacter sp. KCTC 42545 includes:
- a CDS encoding 2-hydroxyacid dehydrogenase, with the protein MKPKVLIARRIFPDVVARLREHFEVEWYDENEPLTPAQLQRRLADKQGLFASGTEQITAELLAACPELKAVCLMTVGYNNVDVAACTARGVLLTNAPDVLTETTADFGFALMMAAARRISESEHFLRRGDWTQWRVDLFAGADIHGSTLGILGMGRIGQAIAKRGALGFGMQVIYHNRSRLSPEQEAPLGAQWVSKQELLSRADHLVLVVPYTPESHHLIQAQDLALMKRSATLTNIARGGVVDEDALAQALGEGRLAAAGLDVFEGEPTVNPRLLALNNVVLTPHIASASVPTRRAMCNLAADNLIAALTGGQVLTAVNGRELAA; encoded by the coding sequence ATGAAGCCCAAAGTCCTGATCGCCCGGCGCATTTTTCCCGACGTGGTGGCGCGTCTGCGCGAGCATTTCGAGGTGGAGTGGTACGACGAAAACGAACCGCTGACGCCCGCGCAATTGCAGCGCCGCCTGGCCGACAAGCAAGGCCTGTTTGCCTCGGGCACCGAGCAGATCACGGCTGAGTTGCTGGCCGCCTGCCCCGAGCTGAAGGCGGTGTGCCTGATGACCGTGGGCTACAACAATGTGGATGTGGCGGCCTGCACGGCGCGCGGCGTGCTGCTGACTAACGCGCCCGATGTGCTGACCGAAACCACCGCCGACTTTGGCTTCGCCCTGATGATGGCGGCCGCCCGCCGCATCAGCGAGAGCGAGCATTTCCTGCGCCGTGGCGACTGGACCCAGTGGCGGGTTGATCTCTTTGCCGGCGCCGATATTCACGGCAGCACCCTGGGCATTCTGGGCATGGGCCGCATCGGCCAGGCCATTGCCAAACGCGGCGCCCTGGGCTTTGGCATGCAGGTGATCTATCACAACCGCAGCCGCCTTAGCCCTGAGCAAGAAGCACCGCTGGGCGCGCAGTGGGTCAGCAAGCAAGAGCTGCTGAGCCGCGCGGACCACCTGGTGCTCGTCGTGCCCTACACGCCCGAGTCGCACCACCTCATCCAGGCGCAAGACCTGGCCCTGATGAAGCGCAGCGCCACCCTGACCAATATCGCGCGTGGCGGCGTGGTGGATGAAGACGCGCTGGCCCAGGCGCTGGGCGAAGGCCGCTTGGCTGCAGCGGGCCTGGACGTGTTCGAAGGCGAACCGACGGTGAACCCGCGCCTGCTGGCGCTCAACAATGTGGTCTTGACGCCCCACATCGCCAGCGCCTCGGTGCCCACCCGGCGGGCCATGTGCAATCTGGCGGCCGACAACCTGATCGCGGCGCTGACCGGGGGCCAGGTCTTGACGGCGGTGAATGGGCGCGAGCTGGCGGCCTAG
- a CDS encoding DUF3494 domain-containing protein — protein sequence MNINSKISMPPRSRAFGINFATSALLLAMVGANSAMALPLLGTDLSTFTVLGAATVTNVPTSTISGNVGVWSSGGANAITGFLSSPGLAVADPQVTSGLVHAGTAGAAAAQGQLTSAITNLSSLGVGTLLGADLVGMTLTPGVYTVPAGTSNLSGVLILDGQGNANAAWVFQMASTLITSANSVVSVTNTGQGAGVFWNVASSATLGSNTSFMGNILAVASISLNTGARDNCGRVLAKTGAVTLQMNTLSNSCTGLLSGSDGLGGGLDVTTSPEGITSVAFLPFAPITPNVPEPASLALFGIGICGICGLGAFRRRRG from the coding sequence ATGAACATCAATTCGAAGATCAGCATGCCGCCAAGGAGTCGCGCCTTTGGCATCAACTTTGCGACCTCGGCGCTGCTGTTGGCGATGGTGGGAGCGAATTCCGCCATGGCCTTGCCCTTGCTGGGCACTGACTTGTCCACCTTCACGGTGCTGGGCGCAGCCACGGTGACCAATGTGCCCACCAGCACCATTTCCGGCAATGTCGGTGTGTGGTCAAGTGGCGGGGCCAATGCCATCACGGGCTTTTTGTCTTCTCCGGGCCTTGCGGTCGCCGACCCGCAAGTGACGAGTGGTCTTGTCCACGCGGGGACGGCAGGCGCCGCGGCCGCGCAGGGCCAGCTCACCTCGGCCATCACCAATCTTTCCTCCCTCGGGGTCGGCACCCTGTTGGGCGCCGATCTGGTTGGCATGACCCTCACTCCTGGCGTCTACACCGTGCCGGCCGGCACGAGCAATTTGTCGGGCGTGCTCATTCTGGACGGGCAAGGCAATGCCAATGCGGCCTGGGTGTTCCAGATGGCCAGCACCCTCATTACCTCGGCAAACTCGGTGGTCAGCGTCACCAATACCGGACAGGGCGCCGGCGTCTTTTGGAACGTAGCCAGCTCGGCCACGCTGGGCAGCAACACGAGTTTCATGGGCAATATCCTTGCCGTCGCCAGCATCAGCTTGAATACAGGGGCAAGAGACAACTGCGGGCGCGTACTGGCCAAGACGGGGGCGGTGACCTTGCAGATGAATACGCTTTCCAATAGCTGCACCGGCTTGCTCAGCGGCAGCGATGGCTTGGGCGGCGGGCTTGACGTCACGACCAGCCCTGAGGGGATAACTTCAGTGGCCTTTCTGCCCTTTGCGCCTATCACCCCCAACGTCCCCGAACCGGCCAGCCTTGCGCTCTTCGGCATCGGCATTTGCGGCATTTGCGGGCTCGGCGCGTTTCGTCGCAGGCGGGGCTGA
- a CDS encoding two-component regulator propeller domain-containing protein, giving the protein MVWASALHSLRFSHLGGAQGLPGGSVISLLQDRHGLVWMGTTAGLARFDGQAVKTFKSRPEQADSLSHSLVEALLEDEQGVLWIGTRGGLDRMPLASEKVERQSMPESFSLAERRVLALAPAGPQRLWVGTVGGLLMFNTAERRFVDWQRPGGERLSLKRPIRALLPDGQGGVWVGESHEVLRINAQGQVLYQFGTLNGLGADAMAASDLHVSTLALDGQGRIWVGMVGGLQTWRWAEGQNKDLAPRPDPLGLQLKLPRDRVYSLLRDRDQAMWIGAFNRPALYRWQEGAKNERGEPVPGRLDTFVKLPSVDSSLSEDSVASLMQDRSGGLWVGTLSGGISLADLGGRRFSTYLSLPGDDKSLSSDTVMAVAFDGEQHVWVGTYGGGLNRLHLSSGEVQRISAQEMPLSHVKALWREPDGLLWVGGERGLQRYDPRSRRSQTFDLRPNMMAPVSVSAMLRIASGELWVSSAQGLYRVDRSGRVRAYQADPRNPAALSHDIVDCLLQDRSGRLWVGTKGGLHLWDAANDSFSQPVQGNADVARPSSLQVYGLRQDQQGRIWAASESGFFELISAGPGRWQYKSGSQLPGMPGGAFESIQDAESGSVWLGSEQGLTEFMPQAQRARFYPGASHFNGGFSFGAAARAPDGTLYFGGKGLVRFRPEAMQDNAQAPQVVLSDLRVFNQSLAAEGKAEPVSEGQSAASRPTLTLADLGVTGPLHLAQQLRLSHKEAMVSFVLSALYFDKRGLVRHAWKLEGFDRDWIYGQDNSGVATYTNLDAGHYRLLAKAANPDGVWGKEQQLLNVEVLPPFWRTTWWNAGLVLTALLALGGAYRWRVRRFHRSRQILQQEVAARTHELQQQAHQLAQEKLVAQAQSALALQASESAEKARHDIALLSEIGRQITASLDVNSIQQTLYQQMGELIAGDVFGLGLVNWSARTLAFDFVMHRGEACKPYVRSLEAVEMPAVQAVLSGNSQRVDQIDRDSRVLYKQEGPTRIVLQSGADPAPVHSGIYAPMLLKDRVVGLIFMLSERSHAFQASDLAILETLGAYAAVALDNAEAYRQLKTAQTQLVEQEKMAALGSLVAGVAHELNTPIGNSLLVASTLLDRGRAFTKQMALGGLRRSELEQHCQANEESSLLLVRSLDTAAQLITSFKQLAVDQTSEQRREFQLHTLCNEIAQTLGNRLRREGHEMRLQVPDDLTLDSFPGPLGQVLTNLILNAVIHGLEGRRDGLLQLSAEALEGGRIRLIFSDNGRGISAEHIVRVFDPFFTTKLGQGGSGLGLHISYNIVHSVLGGSIEVSSAPGEGARFEILIPAVAPLRVE; this is encoded by the coding sequence TTGGTCTGGGCAAGTGCGCTGCACAGCTTGCGCTTTTCTCATCTGGGGGGAGCACAGGGGCTGCCGGGCGGTAGCGTCATCAGCCTTTTGCAAGACCGCCACGGTCTGGTCTGGATGGGCACCACAGCCGGCCTGGCGCGCTTTGACGGCCAGGCGGTCAAGACCTTTAAGTCTCGCCCCGAGCAAGCAGATTCCCTCAGCCACTCCTTGGTTGAAGCCTTGCTAGAGGACGAGCAGGGCGTGCTGTGGATAGGCACGCGCGGCGGCCTGGACCGCATGCCGCTAGCAAGCGAAAAAGTTGAGCGTCAGTCGATGCCGGAGTCCTTCAGCCTCGCCGAGCGGCGCGTGCTAGCCCTGGCGCCTGCCGGGCCGCAGCGTTTGTGGGTGGGCACCGTGGGCGGCTTGCTGATGTTCAACACGGCCGAGCGGCGCTTTGTCGACTGGCAGCGGCCGGGGGGCGAGCGCCTGTCGCTGAAGCGGCCGATTCGGGCCTTGTTGCCGGATGGGCAGGGCGGCGTCTGGGTCGGCGAAAGCCATGAGGTGCTGCGGATCAATGCACAGGGCCAGGTGCTTTATCAGTTTGGCACCCTCAACGGCCTGGGTGCTGACGCCATGGCGGCGAGCGATTTGCATGTCAGCACCCTGGCCCTTGACGGGCAAGGCCGGATTTGGGTGGGCATGGTCGGCGGCCTGCAGACTTGGCGCTGGGCCGAGGGGCAAAACAAAGACTTGGCGCCGCGCCCGGATCCGCTGGGCTTGCAACTGAAGCTGCCCCGCGACCGGGTCTACAGCTTGCTGCGCGACCGCGATCAGGCCATGTGGATCGGCGCCTTCAACCGCCCGGCTTTGTACCGTTGGCAAGAGGGCGCAAAAAATGAGCGAGGTGAGCCCGTCCCCGGCCGCCTCGACACCTTCGTCAAGCTGCCCTCGGTGGACAGCAGCTTGAGCGAAGACTCGGTCGCCAGCCTGATGCAAGACCGCAGCGGCGGCCTGTGGGTGGGCACCTTGAGTGGCGGCATCAGCCTGGCGGATCTGGGCGGCCGGCGCTTTTCCACCTACTTGAGCTTGCCAGGTGACGACAAGAGCTTGTCCAGCGACACGGTGATGGCCGTGGCCTTTGACGGCGAGCAGCATGTTTGGGTTGGCACTTATGGCGGCGGCTTGAACCGCTTGCATCTATCCAGCGGCGAGGTGCAGCGCATCAGCGCGCAAGAGATGCCGCTCAGCCATGTCAAAGCCTTGTGGCGCGAGCCGGATGGCCTGCTTTGGGTGGGCGGCGAGCGCGGCCTGCAGCGTTATGACCCGCGGAGCCGGCGCAGCCAGACCTTTGACCTGCGGCCGAATATGATGGCGCCGGTCTCGGTCAGCGCCATGCTGCGCATCGCTTCGGGCGAGCTGTGGGTCAGCAGTGCGCAAGGCCTGTACCGAGTGGACCGCAGCGGCCGGGTGCGGGCTTATCAGGCCGACCCGCGCAATCCCGCGGCGCTCAGCCACGACATCGTTGACTGCTTGTTGCAAGACCGCAGCGGGCGGCTGTGGGTGGGCACCAAAGGCGGGCTGCATTTATGGGATGCGGCGAACGACAGTTTTTCGCAGCCGGTGCAAGGCAATGCCGATGTAGCGAGGCCTTCGAGTCTGCAGGTTTACGGGCTGCGCCAGGATCAGCAGGGGCGCATCTGGGCCGCCTCGGAGTCGGGTTTTTTTGAGTTGATCAGCGCCGGTCCTGGGCGCTGGCAGTACAAGAGCGGGTCGCAGCTGCCGGGCATGCCTGGCGGTGCCTTCGAGTCGATTCAGGATGCTGAGTCGGGCAGTGTCTGGCTGGGCAGCGAGCAGGGCTTGACCGAGTTCATGCCGCAGGCGCAGCGCGCTAGGTTCTACCCCGGAGCCAGCCACTTCAACGGCGGCTTCAGCTTCGGCGCGGCGGCGCGAGCCCCGGATGGCACGCTCTACTTTGGCGGCAAGGGGCTGGTGCGATTTCGCCCCGAGGCCATGCAAGACAACGCGCAGGCGCCCCAAGTGGTCTTGAGTGATCTGCGGGTGTTCAACCAATCGCTGGCGGCCGAGGGCAAGGCGGAGCCCGTCAGTGAGGGTCAGTCAGCTGCCAGTAGGCCCACGCTGACATTGGCCGATCTGGGCGTCACTGGACCGCTGCATCTGGCACAGCAACTGCGCCTCAGTCACAAAGAGGCGATGGTGAGCTTTGTGCTCTCGGCGCTGTACTTCGACAAGCGCGGCCTGGTGCGGCATGCCTGGAAGCTGGAAGGCTTTGACCGCGACTGGATCTACGGCCAAGACAATTCCGGCGTGGCGACCTACACCAATCTGGACGCCGGCCACTACCGCTTGCTGGCTAAGGCCGCCAATCCCGATGGGGTTTGGGGCAAGGAGCAGCAGTTGCTGAATGTGGAGGTGCTGCCACCGTTTTGGCGCACCACCTGGTGGAACGCAGGCCTGGTCTTGACCGCGCTGCTGGCCCTGGGCGGCGCCTACCGTTGGCGGGTGCGCCGCTTTCACCGCAGCCGTCAAATTTTGCAGCAGGAGGTGGCGGCCCGCACCCATGAGTTGCAGCAGCAGGCCCATCAGTTGGCGCAAGAAAAACTAGTGGCTCAAGCCCAAAGCGCGCTGGCGCTGCAGGCCAGTGAGTCGGCCGAAAAAGCCCGCCATGACATTGCCTTGCTGAGCGAGATTGGCCGCCAGATCACCGCCTCGCTGGATGTGAACTCCATCCAGCAAACGCTCTACCAGCAGATGGGCGAATTGATCGCGGGCGATGTCTTCGGCCTCGGCTTGGTCAATTGGTCGGCGCGCACCTTGGCCTTTGACTTTGTCATGCACCGCGGAGAGGCTTGCAAGCCCTATGTGCGCAGCCTGGAGGCCGTGGAGATGCCGGCGGTGCAAGCGGTATTGAGCGGCAATTCCCAGCGGGTGGACCAAATCGACCGTGACAGCCGGGTGCTCTACAAGCAGGAGGGTCCGACCCGCATCGTGCTGCAAAGTGGCGCCGACCCGGCCCCTGTGCACTCGGGCATTTATGCGCCCATGCTGCTGAAGGACCGGGTCGTGGGCCTGATCTTCATGCTCAGCGAGCGCAGCCATGCCTTCCAGGCCAGCGATCTGGCGATTCTTGAAACCCTGGGTGCTTACGCGGCGGTGGCGCTCGATAACGCCGAAGCTTATCGGCAACTGAAGACGGCTCAGACCCAACTGGTTGAGCAGGAAAAAATGGCGGCACTCGGCTCGTTGGTGGCAGGCGTGGCCCATGAGCTGAACACCCCCATCGGCAACAGCTTGTTGGTGGCCAGCACCTTGCTGGATCGCGGCCGCGCCTTCACCAAGCAAATGGCGCTTGGGGGCTTGCGCCGGTCGGAGTTGGAACAGCATTGCCAGGCCAACGAGGAATCCAGCCTCCTGCTGGTGCGCAGCCTGGATACCGCCGCACAGCTGATCACCAGCTTCAAGCAGTTGGCGGTCGATCAGACCTCGGAGCAGCGGCGCGAGTTCCAACTGCACACCTTGTGCAACGAGATCGCCCAGACCCTGGGCAACCGCCTGCGCCGCGAGGGCCATGAGATGCGTCTGCAAGTACCTGATGATTTGACGCTGGACAGCTTCCCCGGCCCGCTGGGCCAGGTCTTAACCAATTTGATCTTGAATGCCGTCATCCACGGTTTGGAGGGGCGGCGCGACGGCCTGTTGCAGCTGTCGGCCGAGGCCTTGGAGGGTGGGCGGATCCGCCTGATCTTCAGCGACAACGGCCGCGGCATCAGCGCCGAGCACATCGTTCGAGTGTTTGATCCCTTCTTCACCACCAAGCTAGGGCAGGGCGGCAGCGGTCTCGGCCTGCACATCAGCTACAACATCGTGCACTCGGTGTTGGGTGGCAGCATCGAGGTCAGCAGCGCGCCGGGCGAGGGCGCCCGCTTCGAGATCCTCATTCCCGCCGTGGCACCCTTGCGGGTGGAGTGA
- a CDS encoding histone deacetylase family protein, with product MRAFHSDAFSLALPPGHPFPQSKYRLLREHFEASPGLLRMQPAEPASEGELALAHTQDYVDAVLLGHLSAAQQREIGFPWSPQMAERSRRSVGATIMAARAALFEGEGVAANMAGGTHHAQADKGSGYCVFNDVAVAARLMQAEWHRDANKGTNARLLRVLVIDLDVHQGNGTAAIFRDDPSVFTFSMHGAKNFPFRKQPSDLDVELADGCGDADYLAALTAALGQIDAAGPFQLAFYLAGADPHEGDRLGRLKLSSAGMLARDQQVLDFLRQRRIPVALSMAGGYGRELSTTVACQVATLEAAARSWQQWQQWWQPGDEPNPANALRASPGEPSNPNPMQECKP from the coding sequence ATGCGCGCCTTTCATTCCGATGCCTTCAGTTTGGCCCTGCCGCCCGGCCACCCGTTTCCGCAGTCCAAATACCGTTTGCTGCGTGAGCATTTCGAGGCCAGCCCGGGCCTGCTGCGCATGCAGCCTGCCGAGCCGGCCAGTGAGGGCGAGCTGGCGTTGGCGCACACCCAGGACTATGTGGACGCCGTCTTGCTGGGCCATTTGAGCGCCGCGCAGCAGCGCGAGATTGGCTTCCCCTGGTCGCCGCAGATGGCGGAGCGCTCGCGCCGCTCGGTGGGCGCCACCATCATGGCGGCGCGGGCGGCCTTGTTTGAAGGCGAGGGCGTGGCGGCCAATATGGCCGGAGGCACCCACCATGCGCAGGCGGACAAAGGCTCGGGCTATTGCGTCTTCAACGATGTGGCGGTGGCTGCGCGCCTGATGCAGGCGGAATGGCACCGTGATGCCAACAAGGGCACCAACGCCCGGCTGCTGCGCGTGTTGGTGATCGACTTGGACGTGCACCAGGGCAATGGCACGGCGGCCATTTTTCGGGATGACCCGAGCGTGTTCACCTTCTCCATGCACGGGGCCAAGAACTTCCCGTTTCGCAAGCAGCCCAGTGATCTCGATGTGGAGCTGGCTGATGGCTGCGGTGATGCCGACTATCTGGCCGCCCTGACGGCGGCGCTGGGCCAGATCGACGCGGCCGGGCCGTTCCAGCTGGCGTTTTACCTGGCCGGGGCCGACCCACATGAGGGCGACCGGCTGGGCCGGCTCAAGCTCAGCAGCGCCGGGATGCTGGCGCGTGACCAGCAGGTGCTGGACTTCTTGCGCCAGCGCCGCATCCCCGTGGCCCTGAGCATGGCCGGCGGCTACGGCCGCGAACTCAGCACCACCGTGGCCTGCCAGGTCGCGACGCTGGAGGCCGCGGCGCGCAGCTGGCAACAGTGGCAGCAGTGGTGGCAGCCTGGGGATGAGCCGAACCCCGCCAATGCCTTGCGCGCCAGCCCAGGCGAGCCATCCAATCCGAACCCAATGCAAGAATGCAAGCCATGA
- a CDS encoding S9 family peptidase has product MTPVRAFGLASRSLLPLSLALAATLPAAAHAATAPVAKADGLVAETPLIARSALFGNPVKSGAQLSPDGQWLSWMAPVNGVMNVWVAPADKPEAAKSITESKDRPIPSHFWSGNSQQVLFIKDNAGDENFHLYGVDIKTGTQRDYTPFDKVRVRPTGFSTRRVDEILIGINNRDPRWHDVHLLNLKTGELKLVMQADGYAGFQADNDLNLRLAMRPNGAGGMDFFKVQDGKVEDKPSLSTNLENSSTSPLGFTHDGKTLYWMDSRETDTTAVIAEDVASGKRTVLAQDARADLGATLRDPASGVVQAYAVEYLNSEWKFLDKTLQADFDWLQKQLGKGEVYVASRTRNDDKWIVGIDPVSKVAATYLYDRKAKKLQALYVARPELQGAPLVDMHGVEIKARDGLILPSYLTLPKEADKNGDGKADKPVPLVLLVHGGPWGRDGHGYNGYHQWLANRGYAVLSVNFRASTGFGKKFLNAGNKQWGLTMHKDLLDAVDWAVKQGVTTQDKVAIMGGSYGGYAALAGVAFTPTTFACAVDIVGPSNLETLLGTIPPYWEAGKKQMYSRMGDPTTEEGKAILRAASPLYKADQIVRPLLIGQGANDPRVKQAESDQIVQAMQVKKIPVTYVLYPDEGHGFNKPNNRIGFNAVAESFLGQCLGGRVEPLGETVRQSTAQIVTGAEHVPGLEAAAKK; this is encoded by the coding sequence ATGACTCCTGTTCGCGCTTTCGGTCTTGCTTCCCGTTCCCTGCTGCCGCTGAGTCTGGCGCTGGCCGCAACCTTGCCGGCAGCCGCGCATGCGGCCACCGCGCCCGTAGCCAAGGCCGACGGTCTGGTGGCCGAGACGCCGCTGATCGCCCGCTCTGCCTTGTTTGGCAACCCGGTCAAGAGCGGCGCCCAGCTGAGCCCGGACGGCCAATGGCTGTCCTGGATGGCGCCCGTGAATGGCGTGATGAACGTCTGGGTGGCGCCGGCCGACAAGCCCGAGGCAGCGAAGTCCATCACCGAGTCCAAGGACCGCCCGATCCCGAGTCATTTCTGGTCCGGCAACAGCCAGCAGGTGCTGTTCATCAAAGACAACGCCGGCGACGAGAACTTCCACCTCTACGGCGTGGACATCAAGACCGGCACCCAGCGCGACTACACGCCCTTCGACAAGGTGCGCGTGCGCCCCACCGGTTTCTCGACCCGTCGTGTCGATGAAATCCTGATCGGCATCAACAACCGCGACCCGCGCTGGCACGATGTGCATCTGCTCAACCTCAAGACCGGTGAGCTCAAGCTGGTGATGCAGGCGGATGGTTATGCCGGCTTCCAGGCCGACAACGATCTGAACCTTCGCCTGGCCATGCGCCCCAACGGCGCCGGCGGCATGGACTTCTTCAAGGTGCAAGACGGCAAGGTCGAAGACAAGCCCAGTCTGAGTACCAATCTGGAGAACAGCAGCACCTCGCCCCTAGGCTTCACCCACGACGGCAAGACCCTGTACTGGATGGACTCCCGCGAGACCGACACCACTGCCGTGATCGCCGAAGACGTGGCCAGCGGCAAGCGTACCGTGCTGGCACAAGATGCCCGCGCCGACCTGGGCGCCACGCTGCGTGACCCGGCCAGCGGCGTGGTGCAAGCCTATGCCGTCGAGTACCTGAACAGCGAATGGAAGTTCCTGGACAAGACACTCCAGGCCGATTTCGATTGGTTGCAGAAGCAGCTGGGCAAGGGCGAGGTCTATGTCGCCAGCCGCACCCGCAACGACGACAAGTGGATCGTCGGCATCGACCCGGTGTCCAAGGTCGCTGCCACCTACCTCTACGACCGCAAGGCCAAGAAACTGCAGGCGCTCTATGTTGCCCGCCCCGAGCTGCAAGGCGCCCCCCTGGTGGACATGCACGGGGTGGAGATCAAGGCCCGTGATGGCCTGATCCTGCCCAGCTACCTGACCCTGCCCAAGGAGGCCGACAAGAACGGTGACGGCAAGGCCGACAAGCCCGTGCCCCTGGTGCTGCTCGTGCACGGTGGCCCCTGGGGCCGCGACGGCCATGGCTACAACGGCTACCACCAGTGGCTGGCCAATCGCGGCTATGCCGTGCTGTCGGTCAACTTCCGCGCCTCCACCGGCTTTGGCAAGAAGTTCCTCAATGCCGGCAACAAGCAGTGGGGCCTGACCATGCATAAGGACCTGCTGGACGCGGTGGACTGGGCCGTCAAGCAAGGCGTGACCACCCAGGACAAAGTCGCCATCATGGGTGGCAGCTATGGTGGCTACGCGGCCCTGGCCGGTGTGGCCTTCACGCCCACCACCTTCGCCTGCGCGGTGGACATCGTCGGCCCCTCGAACCTGGAAACCCTGCTCGGCACCATCCCCCCGTACTGGGAAGCCGGCAAGAAGCAGATGTATAGCCGCATGGGTGACCCGACGACCGAGGAAGGCAAAGCCATCCTGCGCGCCGCCTCGCCGCTCTACAAGGCCGACCAGATCGTGCGCCCGCTGCTGATCGGCCAAGGCGCCAACGACCCGCGCGTCAAGCAGGCCGAAAGCGACCAGATCGTCCAGGCCATGCAGGTCAAGAAGATCCCGGTCACCTATGTGCTCTACCCCGATGAAGGCCATGGCTTCAACAAGCCCAATAACCGCATCGGCTTCAACGCCGTGGCCGAGAGCTTCCTGGGCCAATGCCTGGGCGGCCGCGTCGAGCCTCTGGGCGAAACCGTGCGCCAATCGACTGCACAGATCGTGACGGGTGCAGAGCATGTGCCGGGGCTGGAGGCTGCGGCGAAGAAGTAA
- a CDS encoding acyl-CoA thioesterase produces MTASAPSSTNNNPRPVADGRDSYARFVPLSTRWMDNDAYGHLNNVVYLSLFDTAVNQYLIEAGALDLHQGAVIGLVVETHCNYFDSLAYPQRIEAGLRVHSQGRSSVRYEIGLFAEGAALCAARGHFVHVYVDRQHRRPVAQLPDAYLSALKGLTL; encoded by the coding sequence ATGACCGCCAGCGCACCCAGCAGCACCAACAACAATCCCCGCCCCGTGGCCGACGGCCGCGACAGCTACGCTCGCTTTGTGCCCCTGAGCACCCGCTGGATGGACAACGACGCCTACGGCCACCTCAACAATGTGGTCTACCTGAGCTTGTTCGACACGGCGGTCAACCAATACCTGATCGAAGCCGGCGCGCTGGATCTGCACCAGGGCGCCGTCATCGGCTTGGTGGTGGAGACGCATTGCAATTACTTCGACTCCCTGGCCTACCCGCAGCGCATCGAAGCCGGCTTGCGGGTGCACAGCCAGGGCCGCTCCAGCGTGCGCTACGAGATCGGCTTGTTTGCCGAAGGCGCCGCGCTGTGCGCCGCGCGCGGCCACTTCGTGCATGTTTATGTGGACCGCCAACATCGGCGGCCGGTAGCCCAATTGCCTGATGCTTATTTGAGTGCTTTGAAAGGACTGACCCTGTGA
- a CDS encoding nitroreductase: MPTPAETAAVDAAIETRHSMRAFTPEAVPRETLEDILRVAARAPSGTNTQPWQVHVLTGAAKQRLSDRILATYLDPAQNAAHQEEYAYYPQQWASPYIDRRRKVGWDLYGLLDIAKTDKARMQHQHGRNYQFFDAPVGLIFTIDRVMQQGSWLDYGMFLQNIMIAARARGLHTCPQAAFTQFHALIADELQLAPTQMLVCGMALGFADPAAVENSLVTERAAVAEFTRFLA; this comes from the coding sequence ATGCCCACGCCCGCCGAGACGGCTGCTGTGGACGCCGCGATTGAAACCCGCCACTCCATGCGCGCCTTCACGCCCGAGGCGGTGCCGCGCGAAACGCTGGAAGACATCTTGCGCGTGGCCGCGCGGGCGCCTTCGGGCACCAACACCCAGCCCTGGCAGGTGCATGTGCTGACGGGTGCCGCTAAGCAGCGCCTGAGCGACCGCATCCTGGCCACCTATCTGGACCCAGCCCAGAACGCCGCGCACCAAGAGGAATACGCCTACTACCCGCAGCAATGGGCTTCGCCCTATATCGACCGCCGCCGCAAAGTGGGCTGGGACCTTTACGGTTTGCTGGACATCGCCAAGACCGACAAAGCGCGCATGCAGCACCAGCATGGCCGCAACTACCAGTTCTTCGACGCACCGGTGGGCCTGATCTTCACCATCGACCGCGTGATGCAGCAAGGCAGCTGGCTGGACTACGGCATGTTCTTGCAAAACATCATGATCGCGGCCCGCGCGCGCGGCCTGCACACCTGCCCGCAAGCTGCCTTCACCCAGTTCCACGCCTTGATTGCGGATGAACTGCAGCTCGCCCCCACGCAGATGCTGGTGTGCGGCATGGCCCTGGGCTTTGCCGACCCAGCCGCGGTGGAAAACAGCCTGGTGACCGAGCGCGCTGCGGTGGCCGAGTTCACCCGCTTTCTGGCTTGA